One stretch of Clavibacter californiensis DNA includes these proteins:
- a CDS encoding AfsR/SARP family transcriptional regulator, which produces MIRVDVLGGFRVAGLGTDASSASPGPDPTGAALSEGTKRLIAALAIRARPADRGTLASELWPDALDGRAASSLRSAIARLGDGGREIVGSASGGLVLHDTVDVDLRTARATAARLLEPRHGEPDEADISPTAVALFSADLLPDWFEAWLEPAAEEWRHLRVNVLEAQSQALMARRRLQEAAAAARRAIDVDPLRETAQRCLITVHVAAGNQSDALRAYEIYRTRLDREVGLEPTAMLTDLVSGLRGRATARRVG; this is translated from the coding sequence GTGATCCGCGTCGACGTGCTCGGCGGCTTCCGCGTCGCGGGCCTCGGCACCGATGCCTCGTCCGCCTCCCCCGGCCCGGATCCGACCGGAGCCGCGCTCTCCGAGGGCACCAAACGGCTCATCGCCGCGCTCGCGATCCGCGCCCGCCCCGCCGACCGCGGCACCCTCGCCAGCGAGCTGTGGCCCGACGCGCTGGACGGCCGCGCGGCGTCGAGCCTCCGCTCCGCCATCGCCCGCCTCGGTGACGGCGGCCGCGAGATCGTCGGCTCCGCATCCGGCGGGCTCGTGCTGCACGACACGGTCGACGTCGACCTCCGGACGGCCCGCGCGACGGCCGCCCGCCTGCTCGAGCCTCGTCACGGGGAACCAGACGAGGCGGACATCTCGCCGACCGCGGTGGCCCTCTTCAGCGCGGACCTCCTGCCCGACTGGTTCGAGGCCTGGCTGGAGCCCGCGGCGGAGGAGTGGCGGCACCTGCGCGTGAACGTGCTCGAGGCCCAGTCCCAGGCGCTCATGGCCCGCAGGCGCCTGCAGGAGGCGGCGGCAGCGGCCCGACGGGCCATCGACGTGGATCCGCTCCGCGAGACCGCGCAGCGCTGCCTCATCACCGTGCACGTGGCCGCCGGCAACCAGTCCGACGCCCTCCGCGCCTACGAGATCTACCGGACGCGCCTCGACCGCGAGGTGGGGCTCGAGCCCACGGCGATGCTGACCGACCTCGTGTCCGGCCTGCGCGGCCGCGCCACGGCTCGCCGCGTCGGCTGA
- a CDS encoding prolyl oligopeptidase family serine peptidase yields MTADARVSPTPDDPFLWLEEIHGDRALAWVRAENERTLGRSPEGSRADLTGELLEVLESDERIPYVTRHGEHLYNLWRDADHVQGLWRRTTLDEYQAPAPEWEVLLDLDALGEAEGIPWQFSRAQLLSPARDRALVSLSPDGGDAVAVRELDLGTGLFVEGGFEVPVAKTMVSWIDRDTVFVGTDFGPGSLTESSYARTARRWSRGQALAAAPEVHAVAATDMLVHVTHDPTPGFERDVVREVPDFFTSRTLLLTDAGTVPIDVPEDVDVDLHREWLVLRPRTDTEIGGVVHAAGSLLAARLDDFLAGSRELTVLFAPTSSRSLEDWAWTAGHLVLTLLEDVASRIRVLTPPTAAGPAGWREEDVRVGTPLASVSVVATDRETDEYWLAVTGFLTPPTLLHGVVGEGAPRPVKEQPASFDADGLEVQQHFAVSDDGTRVPYFQVGPRDLPLDGSAPTLLSGYGGFENSLLPSYSGVRGRGWLARGGVFVLANIRGGGEYGPAWHRAALRGERHRAYEDFAAVARDLVSRGVTVPARLGCEGRSNGGLLVGNMLTTYPELFGAVVCGVPLLDMRRYTRLSAGASWIAEYGDPDVPSDWDFIRTFSPYHNVRAGVAYPPTLVYAAKSDDRVGPVQARKMVALLHETGVEDAWYFENTAGGHGGSADNLATARLQSLIHAFLWERLGGVPAGD; encoded by the coding sequence ATGACCGCCGACGCTCGCGTATCCCCGACCCCCGACGACCCGTTCCTCTGGCTGGAGGAGATCCACGGGGACCGCGCGCTCGCATGGGTGCGAGCGGAGAACGAGCGGACGCTCGGGCGGTCCCCGGAGGGGTCGCGGGCCGATCTGACGGGCGAGCTGCTCGAGGTGCTGGAGTCGGACGAGCGGATCCCCTACGTGACCCGGCACGGCGAGCACCTCTACAACCTCTGGCGCGACGCCGACCACGTGCAGGGACTCTGGCGTCGCACGACGCTCGACGAGTACCAGGCGCCCGCGCCCGAGTGGGAGGTGCTGCTCGACCTGGACGCGCTGGGCGAGGCCGAGGGGATCCCGTGGCAGTTCTCGCGGGCGCAGCTGCTGTCGCCGGCGCGCGACCGGGCGCTCGTGTCGCTCTCGCCGGATGGCGGGGACGCGGTCGCCGTCCGCGAGCTCGACCTCGGCACCGGGCTCTTCGTCGAGGGCGGATTCGAGGTGCCGGTCGCGAAGACGATGGTGTCGTGGATCGACCGGGACACGGTCTTCGTCGGCACCGACTTCGGGCCCGGCAGCCTCACCGAGAGCTCGTACGCGCGCACCGCGCGCCGCTGGAGCCGCGGGCAGGCGCTGGCCGCCGCCCCTGAGGTGCACGCGGTCGCGGCCACGGACATGCTCGTCCACGTCACGCACGACCCCACGCCCGGATTCGAGCGCGACGTCGTCCGCGAGGTGCCGGACTTCTTCACGTCGCGCACGCTGCTGCTCACGGACGCGGGCACGGTGCCGATCGACGTGCCCGAGGACGTGGACGTCGACCTGCACCGCGAGTGGCTCGTGCTTCGACCACGCACCGACACGGAGATCGGCGGCGTCGTGCACGCCGCGGGCTCGCTGCTGGCGGCGCGCCTCGACGACTTCCTCGCCGGATCCCGGGAGCTCACCGTGCTCTTCGCGCCGACCTCGTCGCGGAGCCTCGAGGACTGGGCGTGGACCGCGGGGCACCTCGTGCTCACGCTGCTCGAGGACGTGGCCAGCCGGATCCGCGTGCTGACGCCGCCGACCGCTGCGGGGCCCGCCGGGTGGCGCGAGGAGGACGTGCGCGTGGGGACGCCGCTCGCGTCCGTCTCCGTCGTCGCGACCGACCGCGAGACCGACGAGTACTGGCTCGCCGTGACGGGGTTCCTCACTCCTCCGACGCTGCTGCACGGCGTGGTCGGCGAGGGCGCGCCGCGACCCGTGAAGGAGCAGCCGGCGTCGTTCGACGCCGACGGCCTCGAGGTGCAGCAGCACTTCGCCGTGTCCGACGACGGGACGCGCGTGCCGTACTTCCAGGTGGGTCCGCGCGACCTGCCGCTCGACGGATCCGCGCCCACGCTGCTCTCCGGCTACGGCGGCTTCGAGAACAGCCTGCTGCCGTCGTACAGCGGCGTCAGGGGGCGCGGCTGGCTGGCGCGCGGCGGCGTGTTCGTGCTCGCGAACATCCGCGGCGGTGGCGAGTACGGTCCCGCGTGGCACCGTGCGGCGCTCCGGGGAGAGCGGCACCGGGCCTACGAGGACTTCGCGGCGGTGGCGCGCGACCTCGTGTCCCGCGGCGTCACCGTGCCGGCGCGCCTCGGCTGCGAGGGCCGCAGCAACGGCGGCCTGCTGGTCGGCAACATGCTCACGACGTACCCGGAGCTGTTCGGCGCGGTGGTCTGCGGCGTGCCGCTGCTCGACATGCGGCGGTACACGCGGCTGTCGGCCGGGGCGTCGTGGATCGCCGAGTACGGGGACCCGGACGTGCCCTCCGACTGGGACTTCATCCGGACCTTCTCGCCGTACCACAACGTGCGCGCGGGGGTCGCGTACCCGCCGACCCTCGTCTACGCGGCGAAGAGCGACGATCGCGTGGGTCCGGTGCAGGCGCGGAAGATGGTCGCGCTGCTGCACGAGACCGGGGTCGAGGACGCCTGGTACTTCGAGAACACGGCGGGCGGCCACGGGGGATCGGCGGACAATCTCGCGACGGCGCGCCTGCAGTCGCTCATCCACGCGTTCCTCTGGGAGCGGCTCGGCGGCGTGCCGGCGGGGGACTGA
- a CDS encoding HNH endonuclease, whose protein sequence is MRTLVLNAGFEPLAVVSFKRALVLVLSGKATMLAQDEEHPILGNGGAWGRPSVILLTRYVRIPHARRVPVSRRGVLRRDGGRCAYCARNATTIDHVLPRSRGGKDTWENLVACCLSCNNRKSDRTPEEMGWTLRTAPRAPQGSGWVVSGMERPAPGWDEFLAPAA, encoded by the coding sequence GTGCGCACACTGGTACTCAACGCGGGCTTCGAGCCGCTCGCCGTCGTGTCGTTCAAGCGGGCCCTGGTGCTCGTGCTGAGCGGCAAGGCCACCATGCTCGCCCAGGACGAGGAGCACCCGATCCTCGGGAACGGCGGTGCGTGGGGGCGCCCGTCCGTGATCCTGCTCACGCGGTATGTGCGGATCCCGCACGCGCGTCGCGTGCCCGTCTCGCGGCGCGGGGTCCTGCGCCGCGACGGCGGCCGGTGCGCGTACTGCGCCAGGAACGCGACCACCATCGACCACGTCCTCCCGCGATCCCGCGGCGGCAAGGACACATGGGAGAACCTCGTGGCCTGCTGCCTGTCGTGCAACAACCGCAAGAGCGACCGCACGCCCGAGGAGATGGGCTGGACGCTGCGCACGGCGCCCCGGGCGCCGCAGGGGAGCGGCTGGGTGGTCAGCGGGATGGAGCGGCCCGCGCCCGGATGGGACGAGTTCCTGGCGCCCGCGGCCTGA
- a CDS encoding C40 family peptidase gives MDRLPTRRELRAAEAAKAVRPRRDSATRTLQAPAPRLSPAPAPAGRSRRTKAANAVVMTLVTGLVGVMAIPAYAAGSQLEHTSSAEGASLQDYTAANAQVVTADNASSAPVEEGFTATSVADLNAQKAEAARAALAEQRRTQLASSATTYDGASASQLAQNPIYPGTSATGVAAVARQYLGVPYVFGGNTPAGFDCSGLVQYVFAQFGLNLPHSVRAQGAAGVTVPASQARAGDIVVWNDGSHDGIYTGNGIMIDAPKPGDHVKERPVWSSNVHYVRLLG, from the coding sequence ATGGATCGTCTGCCCACTCGCCGCGAGCTCCGCGCCGCCGAGGCCGCGAAGGCCGTCCGGCCGCGTCGCGACTCCGCCACCCGCACCCTCCAGGCCCCCGCTCCCCGCCTGAGCCCGGCTCCGGCGCCCGCCGGCCGTTCGCGCCGCACGAAGGCCGCGAACGCCGTCGTGATGACCCTCGTCACCGGCCTCGTCGGCGTCATGGCCATCCCCGCGTACGCCGCGGGATCGCAGCTCGAGCACACGTCGTCCGCCGAGGGCGCGTCGCTGCAGGACTACACGGCCGCCAACGCGCAGGTCGTCACCGCCGACAACGCGTCGTCCGCCCCGGTCGAGGAGGGCTTCACCGCCACGTCCGTCGCCGACCTCAACGCGCAGAAGGCCGAGGCCGCTCGTGCCGCCCTCGCCGAGCAGCGCCGCACGCAGCTCGCATCCTCCGCCACGACGTACGACGGCGCGTCCGCGTCGCAGCTCGCACAGAACCCGATCTACCCGGGCACCTCGGCCACCGGCGTCGCCGCCGTCGCCCGCCAGTACCTCGGAGTGCCCTACGTCTTCGGCGGCAACACCCCCGCGGGCTTCGACTGCTCGGGTCTCGTCCAGTACGTGTTCGCCCAGTTCGGCCTCAACCTCCCGCACTCGGTGCGGGCGCAGGGTGCGGCCGGCGTCACGGTGCCGGCCTCCCAGGCGCGCGCCGGGGACATCGTGGTCTGGAACGACGGCAGCCACGACGGCATCTACACGGGCAACGGCATCATGATCGACGCGCCGAAGCCCGGCGACCACGTCAAGGAGCGCCCGGTCTGGAGCTCCAACGTGCACTACGTCCGCCTCCTGGGCTGA